The following are encoded together in the Ignavibacteria bacterium genome:
- a CDS encoding YCF48-related protein, producing the protein MKCKLFTILIITFFICPPLFSQFWSQQYSSTNKILGESFFFNQDSGWIVGENIVMKSTNGGSNWINLIVPSFYTYDGIQFLNSQTGWIAGSYGDYLTSTGTLLKTIDGGVTWSTAYNFNCGLWDVVFINPDIGFVCGDRKFFAKTTNGGVNWVQKNLGFTISEFFQMAFPDTLTGYVVGSHNEIFKTSDGGDTWFQQIVNHETWLRDVYFFNVDTGIAVGSYGVIVKTTDGGNNWVRKIIPGISSYLFSVQFFESGSGWVTGWDNTLLKSTDYGESWESVNGLPGNNNMLTDVNFINSGTGWLLGYDGIILKTTNGGVTISAPQLVYPLNNSTIHTVQPGLTFTSVAGAFNYFIQISPNSSFTTLTDYAYTTSNQYLVPAGKLIGGNNYYWRVKSIAGTIESQWSSIWSFYVHPDAIINISSEIPKDYTLEQNYPNPFNPSTKVKFGIKEKGNLNITIYDANGKSIINDNNKMVSPGFYEYNLNMSKYASGVYYFSYSVNNIRKTIKMLLVK; encoded by the coding sequence ATGAAATGTAAATTATTTACTATTTTAATAATTACTTTCTTTATTTGCCCACCATTATTTTCTCAATTCTGGTCACAGCAGTACAGCAGTACAAATAAAATTCTCGGAGAATCTTTCTTTTTCAATCAGGATTCCGGCTGGATTGTCGGAGAAAATATTGTGATGAAATCAACTAATGGAGGTAGTAATTGGATTAATCTTATCGTTCCTTCTTTTTATACTTACGACGGAATACAATTTTTGAATTCTCAAACTGGTTGGATTGCAGGTTCGTACGGAGATTATCTGACCTCTACCGGCACTCTCCTTAAAACAATAGATGGTGGTGTAACATGGAGTACCGCATATAATTTTAATTGTGGTCTATGGGATGTAGTTTTTATAAACCCCGACATAGGATTTGTTTGTGGTGACAGGAAGTTCTTTGCTAAAACTACAAACGGAGGAGTAAACTGGGTTCAGAAAAACTTAGGTTTTACAATAAGCGAGTTTTTCCAAATGGCATTCCCGGATACTCTTACAGGATATGTCGTTGGAAGCCATAATGAAATATTTAAAACATCGGATGGGGGTGATACTTGGTTTCAGCAGATTGTGAATCACGAAACATGGTTACGTGATGTCTATTTTTTCAATGTCGATACTGGTATTGCCGTCGGTTCTTACGGTGTAATCGTTAAAACAACTGATGGCGGTAATAACTGGGTTCGGAAAATTATTCCCGGAATCTCCTCCTATCTTTTTTCGGTTCAATTCTTTGAATCTGGATCGGGTTGGGTTACAGGATGGGATAATACCCTGTTGAAATCAACTGATTACGGAGAATCGTGGGAGTCAGTAAATGGATTGCCGGGCAATAATAATATGTTAACCGATGTCAATTTCATTAATTCAGGTACCGGATGGTTACTTGGGTATGACGGAATTATTTTAAAAACTACTAATGGCGGTGTCACAATAAGCGCCCCTCAATTAGTATATCCATTAAATAATTCTACTATCCACACTGTTCAGCCGGGTCTGACTTTTACCTCAGTAGCAGGCGCATTCAATTACTTTATACAGATTTCTCCTAATAGTAGTTTCACTACACTTACCGATTATGCATATACAACCTCAAACCAATACCTCGTTCCCGCAGGGAAATTAATCGGTGGAAATAATTATTACTGGAGAGTGAAATCAATCGCAGGAACTATTGAAAGTCAATGGTCTTCAATATGGAGTTTCTACGTTCATCCGGACGCAATTATCAATATTAGTTCTGAAATTCCTAAAGATTATACTCTCGAACAAAATTACCCAAATCCTTTTAATCCTTCAACTAAAGTGAAATTTGGTATTAAAGAAAAGGGAAACCTTAATATAACAATCTATGACGCAAACGGTAAATCTATTATAAATGATAATAATAAAATGGTTAGTCCTGGATTTTATGAATACAATCTGAATATGAGTAAATATGCTAGTGGTGTATATTATTTCAGTTATTCAGTTAATAATATCCGAAAAACGATAAAAATGCTGCTTGTTAAATAA
- a CDS encoding glycosyltransferase gives MIEKKKIVIIGPAYPYRGGNSLYVSFLYDLLKDKFDVTIVNYTLLYPSIFFPGTTQNDTSGHIIKEVESKRLINSINPFTWFKAAKFINSHKADLVIFDWWNPFFGPSHRVISSLIKKHYRNKIVFITENVISHEARFVDRLLTKIGLKNADTFIALSNVVENTLKNITHKKIYKSALPIYGCYNLDKNIDVRKQKEILGFSKDDDVLLFFGYVRKYKGLNVLIDAYPGILEINPNARLLIVGEFYDSSDKYYQQIETLGIKDHVKVVQKFVPNEDVGRYYSVADIVILPYLSGTQSGVLNIAYGFGKPVIVTNVGGLAEDVIDNNTGYIIEPNSPSEIVNSVRKFFNERNKTDFKSNINKKLEDNLFNKFPELVVKIMEDMK, from the coding sequence TTGATAGAAAAGAAGAAAATTGTCATAATTGGTCCTGCTTATCCTTACAGAGGCGGAAATTCACTCTACGTTTCATTTCTGTATGATTTGCTTAAAGATAAATTCGATGTCACAATAGTAAATTATACACTGTTGTATCCTTCAATTTTTTTTCCCGGTACAACCCAAAATGATACTAGCGGACACATTATAAAGGAAGTCGAAAGTAAGCGATTAATCAATTCCATAAATCCTTTTACTTGGTTTAAAGCAGCTAAATTCATAAATTCTCATAAAGCGGATTTAGTTATTTTTGATTGGTGGAATCCATTCTTTGGACCATCACACCGTGTAATCTCATCATTGATAAAAAAGCACTATCGCAATAAAATAGTTTTTATCACAGAGAATGTTATTTCTCATGAAGCAAGATTTGTTGACCGGCTATTAACAAAGATTGGGCTTAAAAATGCAGACACTTTTATTGCTCTTTCTAACGTTGTTGAAAACACGCTCAAAAATATTACACACAAAAAGATTTATAAGTCAGCACTGCCAATATATGGCTGTTACAATCTTGATAAGAATATTGATGTAAGAAAGCAAAAAGAGATTCTTGGCTTTTCTAAAGACGATGATGTATTGCTTTTCTTCGGTTATGTCAGGAAGTACAAAGGACTAAACGTTTTGATTGATGCCTATCCGGGTATTTTAGAAATAAATCCGAATGCAAGACTTCTCATTGTCGGTGAATTCTATGATTCCTCAGATAAATATTATCAGCAGATTGAAACTCTTGGAATAAAAGACCATGTTAAAGTTGTTCAAAAATTTGTTCCGAATGAAGATGTAGGTAGGTATTATTCTGTTGCAGACATCGTCATTCTTCCTTATTTATCAGGTACTCAAAGCGGTGTTTTGAATATTGCTTATGGGTTCGGAAAACCGGTAATAGTCACAAACGTTGGAGGGCTTGCAGAAGATGTCATAGATAATAATACGGGATATATAATTGAACCCAATAGCCCTTCCGAAATAGTAAATTCTGTAAGAAAATTCTTTAATGAAAGAAATAAAACAGATTTTAAATCTAACATAAATAAGAAACTTGAAGATAACTTATTTAATAAATTTCCTGAACTTGTTGTGAAAATAATGGAGGATATGAAATGA
- a CDS encoding glycosyltransferase family 9 protein: MILKHDCRYFSGDRPCKFHKAEGIVCSDCPHFSPKGKMILIIKLDAIGDVLRTTSLLHSLKEANPGSYVSWLTKSNASDMFRNNHLVDEVLIYESGNLNAVLSIIEYDVIINLDPSPVSSSLASFAKGKTKIGFGLDLKGNVYPFNKQAEEWFEMGAFDNLKAKNTKTYQQIIHEICSLPYSKGKIIFNITEDESLFAKEFYDKNSLSKYKKIIGINAGASNRWQFKKWRLEGYAELIKALHKKYNCAFLLFGSKNEKDINDYLSKECKNVFDTGSENSLREFASYINLCDVLVTGDTLALHVATALEVPSVCIFGPTSHTEIEDYGLVRKIYPNMDCLVCYKNKCDFKPNCMELVTTDMVFNEVVNILEN; this comes from the coding sequence ATGATATTAAAACATGATTGCAGGTATTTTTCGGGAGACAGACCATGCAAATTTCACAAAGCTGAAGGAATTGTTTGCAGTGATTGTCCGCATTTTTCTCCCAAAGGGAAAATGATACTTATTATTAAACTCGATGCCATTGGTGATGTTCTAAGAACAACGTCTTTACTGCATTCTCTTAAAGAAGCAAATCCGGGTTCTTATGTATCATGGCTTACCAAATCAAATGCTTCCGACATGTTTAGAAATAATCATCTTGTTGACGAAGTATTGATATATGAAAGCGGTAATCTGAATGCTGTTCTTTCTATTATTGAGTATGACGTCATAATTAATCTTGATCCTTCCCCTGTGTCATCTTCCCTTGCCTCATTTGCAAAAGGTAAAACTAAAATCGGGTTCGGACTTGATTTAAAAGGCAATGTTTATCCATTTAACAAACAAGCAGAGGAATGGTTTGAAATGGGTGCTTTTGATAATCTGAAAGCTAAGAACACAAAAACCTATCAGCAAATTATTCACGAAATATGTTCTCTCCCTTACAGCAAAGGGAAAATAATATTTAATATTACTGAAGACGAGTCGCTTTTCGCAAAAGAATTTTATGACAAAAACTCTTTGTCGAAGTATAAGAAAATTATCGGCATAAACGCCGGTGCCAGTAACCGTTGGCAGTTTAAGAAATGGCGTCTTGAAGGCTATGCCGAACTGATAAAAGCCCTGCACAAAAAATACAACTGCGCCTTCCTGCTCTTTGGCAGCAAGAACGAAAAAGATATAAATGATTACTTAAGCAAGGAATGTAAAAATGTATTTGATACCGGTAGTGAAAATTCTCTTAGGGAATTTGCATCGTATATTAATCTTTGCGATGTACTTGTTACTGGTGATACTCTTGCACTTCATGTAGCCACAGCTTTGGAAGTACCGTCTGTTTGTATTTTTGGTCCCACTTCTCATACAGAAATCGAGGATTATGGTCTTGTCCGAAAGATTTATCCGAACATGGATTGTCTTGTGTGTTATAAAAATAAATGTGATTTTAAACCTAACTGTATGGAATTAGTTACAACAGATATGGTTTTTAATGAAGTAGTTAACATTTTAGAAAATTAA
- a CDS encoding methyltransferase domain-containing protein yields MKYDPIKKVFGNIVSRNVFLRRIFYKLLDLMFLRSWHVRKMVKQLFKSDDTLNIFDAGMGFGQYSYFMAKHFRGCKILGVDVKDEQVDDCIYFFDKRGFKNVKFEVADLTAITNQNEYDFILNVDVMEHIVEDELVLKNFSNALKPGGRLLINTPSDLGGSDAHDEHDESFIEEHARNGYSKEDITAKLERAGLKVTHFKYTYGKYGTISWRFGIKYPILIAGVSKVFILILPFYYLFTLWFVLIFMWLDTKTENEAGTGIVVVAQK; encoded by the coding sequence TTGAAATACGATCCGATTAAGAAAGTTTTTGGTAATATAGTGTCAAGAAATGTCTTCCTTAGAAGAATATTTTACAAACTTCTCGATTTAATGTTTCTGCGCTCATGGCATGTTAGAAAAATGGTTAAGCAGTTGTTTAAATCAGATGACACCTTAAATATTTTTGATGCGGGAATGGGTTTTGGTCAGTATTCATACTTCATGGCGAAACATTTCAGGGGCTGCAAGATACTTGGTGTTGATGTTAAAGATGAACAGGTCGATGATTGTATTTATTTCTTCGATAAACGTGGTTTTAAAAATGTGAAATTCGAAGTCGCCGACCTGACAGCAATAACAAATCAAAACGAATACGACTTCATTCTGAACGTAGATGTTATGGAGCACATTGTGGAAGACGAACTCGTACTTAAGAATTTTTCTAACGCTCTTAAACCCGGGGGCAGACTTTTAATAAACACTCCATCAGACCTTGGAGGCAGTGATGCTCATGACGAGCACGATGAAAGCTTTATTGAAGAGCATGCACGCAACGGTTATTCGAAGGAAGATATAACGGCTAAACTTGAAAGAGCAGGGCTGAAGGTAACTCATTTTAAATATACTTATGGAAAATACGGTACAATATCGTGGAGATTTGGAATAAAATATCCTATTCTTATTGCAGGGGTTTCAAAAGTATTTATACTTATACTACCGTTCTATTATCTGTTTACTTTATGGTTTGTGCTGATTTTTATGTGGCTTGATACAAAGACTGAAAACGAAGCGGGGACAGGTATAGTTGTTGTAGCACAAAAATAA
- a CDS encoding POTRA domain-containing protein: protein MKYVSIIIAFVFKKYSSVLAVIIFLFSSSLYSQTLVGSINLEGNHFFNDNEIKNSMLLKIDKPFLQEQFNSDLKSIRAKYRDYGYLYARIVNPNYVYNIDSSYVDISITIDEGKQVKLGEIIITGNNVFTVEQIKSSFDTKVGVILDQNTLNGDIKYLLDEYEKKGSLFTKVYIDEISVYDENTEPKIRLKISVKEESSVIISNVRIKGNTDTKDDVILRELKIEKTKSVTREDLNNMKFRLERLNIFETVDQPMIYTLTNKKESGLLINVKEGNTNTFDGIIGYVPPANETESGYFTGLINLSFRNLFGTARRLDARWQQETKSIQELELKYGEPYFFGLPLNLSAGFLQRLQDTSYTRRKFDAKGDILLTDKFTFGFTAGIDRVIPPEDSLALFTVADSRILYAGTEIRYDSRDNVFIPNSGFLYRAMFTYGDKRIYNRSGSVNSADQSFSLQRYSMDVDVFFSFFKRQSLLIRLFAGQIDSDKLEDADFYKVGGIKNIRGYREEQFRASRFTYGTIELRYAFSRKSFASVFVDPGYYYRPEDPLNNITKQESFLLGYGLGIRIETAIGLIGVNYAIAKEDGILDGKIHFGLINEF from the coding sequence TTGAAATACGTTAGTATAATAATAGCATTCGTTTTTAAAAAGTATTCCTCTGTTCTTGCTGTAATTATATTCCTGTTTTCATCTTCTCTATATTCTCAAACTCTAGTGGGTTCAATTAATCTTGAAGGAAATCATTTCTTTAACGACAACGAAATCAAGAACTCAATGCTTCTTAAAATTGATAAACCATTCCTTCAAGAACAGTTTAACTCAGACCTGAAATCCATTCGTGCTAAATATCGTGATTATGGATATCTGTACGCACGCATTGTTAACCCGAATTACGTGTACAACATCGATTCTTCCTACGTTGATATTTCGATTACTATTGATGAAGGCAAACAGGTTAAACTTGGCGAAATCATCATAACAGGAAATAATGTCTTTACAGTCGAGCAGATAAAAAGCAGTTTCGATACAAAGGTCGGTGTTATACTAGATCAAAACACACTCAACGGCGACATAAAATACTTACTCGATGAATACGAGAAAAAGGGAAGTCTGTTTACGAAGGTGTATATCGATGAAATATCTGTTTATGATGAAAATACTGAGCCCAAAATCCGCCTTAAAATTTCTGTAAAAGAAGAATCAAGTGTTATAATTTCCAACGTTCGAATTAAAGGAAATACAGACACGAAAGATGATGTAATTCTTCGGGAATTAAAGATTGAAAAAACAAAATCTGTTACTCGCGAAGATTTAAATAACATGAAATTTCGACTTGAACGTCTTAATATCTTCGAAACTGTTGACCAGCCAATGATTTATACACTCACCAACAAGAAGGAATCGGGGCTGCTTATTAATGTTAAAGAAGGAAATACAAATACCTTTGACGGTATTATCGGGTATGTACCTCCCGCTAATGAAACGGAAAGCGGCTACTTTACAGGATTGATAAACCTTTCGTTCCGAAACCTATTCGGCACGGCAAGAAGGCTGGATGCCCGCTGGCAGCAAGAAACCAAGTCTATTCAGGAACTTGAACTTAAGTACGGAGAGCCGTATTTCTTTGGTTTACCACTTAATTTAAGTGCAGGATTCTTACAAAGACTTCAGGACACGAGTTATACACGCAGAAAGTTTGATGCAAAAGGAGATATTCTTCTGACTGATAAGTTTACATTTGGTTTTACTGCTGGTATTGACAGGGTTATTCCGCCTGAAGATTCCCTTGCTTTGTTTACTGTCGCAGACTCAAGAATTCTTTATGCAGGGACGGAGATTCGTTATGATAGTCGCGACAATGTCTTTATTCCAAATAGTGGGTTTCTGTATAGAGCCATGTTTACATATGGCGATAAAAGAATTTACAACAGAAGCGGTTCAGTAAATTCTGCAGATCAATCCTTTTCTCTGCAGAGATATTCAATGGATGTTGATGTTTTCTTTTCGTTTTTTAAACGGCAATCATTACTTATCAGGCTATTTGCAGGACAGATTGACTCAGATAAGCTCGAAGACGCGGATTTTTACAAAGTTGGCGGTATTAAAAATATTCGCGGATATCGCGAAGAACAGTTTAGAGCCTCTCGATTCACGTACGGCACAATTGAACTACGGTATGCGTTTTCCCGTAAAAGTTTTGCCTCTGTATTTGTTGACCCGGGTTATTATTATAGACCCGAAGATCCATTAAACAACATTACAAAGCAGGAAAGTTTCCTCTTGGGATATGGACTTGGAATCAGAATTGAAACTGCCATTGGACTTATCGGCGTTAATTATGCAATCGCAAAGGAAGATGGTATCCTCGATGGAAAAATACACTTTGGTTTGATAAATGAATTTTAA
- a CDS encoding redoxin domain-containing protein, with product MALKIGDIAPDFKLFSKNTTGEPKEFSLSDYKGKKVVILFYPLSYTGVCTTEMCTVSEGFEKYSVMDAVVLGISVDSIFTQEAWAKANGITIPLLSDFNSTVSEAYGTKYADGGFVLGMNGVSKRAAFVVDPEGKIAYAEVLENAGDLPKFDAILDCLRSIK from the coding sequence ATGGCATTAAAAATTGGAGATATTGCCCCCGATTTTAAGTTATTCTCTAAAAATACGACAGGCGAGCCAAAAGAATTCTCGCTTTCAGATTACAAAGGTAAAAAAGTGGTTATTTTATTTTACCCTTTATCATACACAGGTGTTTGTACAACAGAAATGTGTACAGTATCTGAAGGATTCGAGAAGTATTCAGTAATGGACGCGGTTGTTCTTGGTATTAGTGTCGATTCGATATTTACACAGGAAGCATGGGCAAAAGCTAACGGAATTACAATTCCTTTATTAAGCGACTTTAACTCAACGGTTTCTGAAGCCTATGGTACAAAATATGCAGATGGAGGTTTTGTTCTTGGAATGAATGGTGTCTCAAAACGTGCAGCATTCGTTGTTGATCCAGAAGGAAAGATTGCTTACGCTGAAGTTCTTGAGAACGCCGGAGATCTTCCAAAGTTTGATGCTATCCTTGATTGCTTAAGGAGCATTAAGTAA
- a CDS encoding bifunctional riboflavin kinase/FAD synthetase codes for MKIYRHLDKSNYDKKSIVTVGTFDGVHRGHRVVIDKLQDLKNKFGGRTVIVTFDPHPRLVLRNRTNEIKLLSTTHERLEIFEQLNVDVVYVLKFTTEFSEHSAEEFLREYLVGGIGLEHLVLGFDHSFGKNREGNYESLVNLTDKYNFDLYKVDELKGESRINSTTIRNLLLEGNLSKAKDILGEDYTFEGKIVTGDRRGNTLGFPTANVHLSDEHKLLPKNGVYFVKVVLEHGEYYGMMNIGHRPTVSSGKDIFIEVNIFNFDMDIYGQKIKVILKEYIRDEKKFNSLDELVIQLNKDKEECKKHLINNLIH; via the coding sequence ATGAAAATATACAGACATTTAGATAAAAGTAATTACGACAAGAAAAGTATAGTTACAGTAGGAACATTTGACGGTGTGCACAGAGGTCATAGAGTTGTTATAGATAAACTTCAGGACTTAAAGAATAAATTTGGCGGGAGAACGGTTATTGTAACGTTTGACCCTCATCCGCGTCTGGTTCTTAGAAACCGCACGAATGAGATAAAACTGTTGTCAACAACTCATGAGAGGCTCGAGATATTTGAGCAACTGAATGTAGATGTAGTATATGTATTGAAGTTTACTACCGAATTCTCCGAGCATAGTGCTGAAGAGTTCCTGAGAGAGTATCTCGTTGGGGGAATCGGACTCGAACATCTGGTTCTTGGATTTGACCATTCCTTCGGCAAGAACAGGGAAGGCAACTATGAATCCTTGGTAAATCTGACAGACAAGTATAACTTCGATTTGTATAAAGTTGATGAACTTAAAGGCGAATCAAGAATCAACAGTACTACTATTAGAAATCTTTTATTGGAAGGAAATCTTTCCAAAGCAAAGGATATACTTGGTGAAGATTATACGTTCGAAGGAAAGATAGTAACCGGTGACAGAAGGGGAAACACATTGGGATTTCCTACTGCAAACGTTCATCTTTCGGACGAACACAAACTCTTACCTAAGAACGGAGTTTACTTTGTTAAGGTTGTTCTTGAGCATGGTGAGTATTACGGTATGATGAATATTGGTCATAGGCCTACTGTCTCATCAGGTAAAGATATCTTTATAGAAGTAAACATCTTTAACTTTGATATGGATATCTACGGTCAGAAGATTAAGGTAATACTTAAGGAGTATATAAGGGATGAGAAAAAATTTAATTCTCTGGATGAGCTTGTTATACAGCTGAACAAAGATAAAGAAGAGTGCAAAAAACATTTAATTAATAATTTAATTCATTAA
- the rpsO gene encoding 30S ribosomal protein S15, with the protein MGLTKEDKQAIVSKFGKAEKDTGRPEVQVAILTRRINELSAEHFAKHKKDNHSKTGLLKMVGKRRRLLKYLEKKDITRYRQIVKDLELRK; encoded by the coding sequence ATGGGATTAACAAAAGAAGACAAACAAGCAATTGTTTCAAAATTCGGTAAAGCCGAAAAAGATACAGGAAGACCTGAGGTTCAGGTAGCAATTCTAACAAGAAGAATAAATGAACTTTCAGCTGAACATTTCGCAAAACACAAAAAGGACAATCATTCAAAAACCGGTCTTTTAAAGATGGTTGGTAAAAGAAGAAGGCTTCTGAAATACCTAGAAAAGAAAGACATTACGCGTTACAGACAGATTGTTAAAGATTTAGAATTAAGAAAGTAA
- the pnp gene encoding polyribonucleotide nucleotidyltransferase, whose translation MVFRKAIEIGGRKLTLETGKLAKQANGAVLVSYDDNVVLCTVVAKEEPNEGQDFFPLSVDFREKTAAAGKIPGGFFRREGRPSEKEILSSRLIDRPIRPMFAEGYFCETQINVTVYSSDGEFDCDVIGAVGASAALLISDIPFNNPISEVRVTKVNDEFIVNPTFSQLEAGDYDITVAGTVSSIVMVEGEAKEVSEEELLAAVEFAHKHIIELCNFQKEFASEAGRPKRTVVVPEENTEMLNDVKALYEEGIKKLDRTILTKEERQNKSKELSELVLTSLAEKYPESEKKLHEIMHDIQQVDMRKMIVEESIRLDGRTATDIRPITCEVGVLPRTHASALFTRGETQSLTTVTLGTKRDEQIVEGLIKDEENKRVILHYNFPSFSTGEVGGRPGPGRREIGHGNLAERALKKMIPSEAEFPYTIRIVSDILESNGSSSMATVCAGSLALMDGGVKLKRPVAGIAMGLIKEEDKVVVLSDILGSEDHFGDMDFKVAGTSEGITAIQMDIKIQGISFEIMKTALTQAKTGRMHILGIMNETLAEGRESISKYAPQLFTIEIPTDMIGLVIGPGGKTIRHIIAESNAEIDINDEGKVTVAAVNKVDADVAINMIKALTATPEIGAIYDGTVKGIKEFGAFVEIMPGKEGLLHISEIDVKRVEKVADVLKMGDKIQVKLLGIDDSGKLKLSRRALLRKEGDGGDKEGHKRRDGHSRPPHRKPRENK comes from the coding sequence ATGGTTTTTAGAAAAGCTATTGAGATTGGCGGAAGGAAACTTACGCTTGAAACAGGTAAATTAGCAAAGCAGGCAAACGGGGCAGTATTAGTTTCTTATGACGACAACGTAGTATTATGTACTGTTGTTGCAAAAGAAGAACCCAATGAGGGTCAGGATTTTTTTCCCTTATCAGTTGACTTCAGGGAAAAAACTGCCGCCGCCGGTAAGATTCCGGGTGGATTTTTCAGAAGGGAAGGAAGACCTTCAGAAAAAGAAATCTTATCCTCACGTCTTATAGACCGACCGATTAGACCGATGTTTGCAGAAGGATATTTTTGTGAAACACAAATTAATGTTACAGTATATTCATCAGACGGCGAATTCGATTGTGATGTTATAGGAGCAGTAGGAGCTTCTGCAGCATTGCTCATATCAGATATTCCATTCAACAATCCGATATCAGAGGTAAGGGTAACAAAGGTAAACGATGAATTTATCGTTAATCCAACATTCAGCCAGCTTGAAGCAGGTGATTATGATATTACAGTAGCAGGCACAGTATCTTCTATCGTTATGGTAGAGGGCGAAGCAAAGGAAGTTTCGGAAGAAGAACTTCTTGCTGCCGTGGAATTTGCACATAAACATATTATAGAACTCTGTAATTTTCAGAAAGAATTTGCATCAGAAGCAGGTAGACCTAAAAGAACTGTTGTGGTCCCGGAAGAAAATACGGAAATGCTAAATGACGTAAAGGCATTGTACGAAGAGGGTATTAAGAAACTTGACAGAACAATTCTCACTAAAGAAGAGAGACAGAATAAATCAAAAGAGCTTTCTGAACTCGTTCTTACATCACTTGCGGAAAAATATCCTGAGTCCGAGAAGAAACTGCATGAAATAATGCACGACATACAGCAGGTTGACATGAGAAAGATGATAGTTGAAGAATCAATCAGGCTTGACGGGCGTACTGCAACAGATATAAGACCGATAACGTGTGAAGTAGGTGTATTGCCAAGAACTCATGCCTCAGCTCTTTTCACAAGAGGAGAGACACAAAGCTTAACAACAGTTACGCTTGGTACGAAACGCGACGAACAGATTGTTGAAGGACTTATTAAGGATGAAGAAAACAAAAGAGTCATTCTTCATTACAATTTTCCTTCATTCAGTACCGGTGAAGTCGGTGGGCGTCCGGGTCCGGGCAGAAGAGAAATTGGACATGGAAACCTCGCAGAGCGCGCCTTAAAGAAAATGATTCCATCAGAAGCAGAATTTCCTTACACTATCAGAATTGTTTCAGACATACTTGAATCGAATGGCTCCTCATCTATGGCAACAGTTTGTGCCGGTTCGTTAGCCCTTATGGACGGGGGAGTGAAATTAAAAAGACCGGTTGCAGGAATTGCAATGGGACTTATTAAAGAAGAAGATAAAGTTGTTGTTCTCAGCGATATACTCGGTTCAGAAGACCATTTCGGAGATATGGACTTTAAGGTTGCCGGAACAAGCGAAGGAATAACAGCTATACAGATGGATATCAAAATTCAGGGCATTTCATTTGAAATAATGAAAACAGCTTTAACACAGGCAAAAACCGGTAGAATGCATATTCTTGGAATAATGAATGAAACTCTTGCTGAAGGAAGAGAAAGTATTTCTAAATATGCTCCACAATTATTTACGATTGAAATTCCAACCGATATGATTGGACTCGTAATCGGACCGGGAGGTAAAACTATTAGACATATTATTGCTGAAAGTAATGCGGAAATAGATATTAATGACGAAGGCAAGGTTACAGTTGCTGCAGTTAACAAGGTAGATGCAGACGTTGCAATCAATATGATTAAAGCTCTTACAGCGACTCCCGAGATAGGTGCAATCTATGACGGAACAGTAAAAGGTATTAAAGAATTTGGAGCATTCGTTGAAATCATGCCTGGTAAAGAAGGGCTTCTTCATATTTCAGAGATTGATGTAAAGCGTGTTGAAAAGGTTGCCGACGTTTTAAAAATGGGCGACAAGATACAAGTAAAGCTTCTTGGAATTGATGACAGCGGTAAACTAAAGCTTAGCAGACGTGCATTACTTAGAAAAGAAGGTGATGGAGGCGATAAAGAAGGACACAAGAGAAGAGATGGGCATTCAAGACCACCTCACAGAAAACCAAGAGAAAACAAATAA